The Triticum dicoccoides isolate Atlit2015 ecotype Zavitan chromosome 6A, WEW_v2.0, whole genome shotgun sequence genome has a window encoding:
- the LOC119315296 gene encoding VIN3-like protein 2: MDPPYAGAIIEPAKCRLMSVDEKKDLVRELSKRPQTAPDKLQSWSRRDIVEILCADLGRERKYTGLSKQRMLDYLFRVVTGKSSGPVVHVQEKEPTLDPNASNHQYPAKRQRKSDNPSRLPIAVNNPQTAVVPVQINNVRSCRNIACRAILSMEDKFCRRCSCCICFKYDDNKDPTIWLSCSSDHPMQKDSCGLSCHLECALKDGRTGILPSGQCKKLDGAYYCPNCRKQHDLLRSWKKQLMLAKEARRLDILCYRIFLGHKVLFSTEKYSVLHKFVDIAKQKLEAEVGSVAGHGSMGRGIVSRLTCGAEVQKLCAEALDVMQSKFPVESPTNSQFERSNMMPSSFIKFEPITPTSITVVFDLARCPYISQGVTGFKVWHQVDGTGFYSLNPTGTVHLMSKTFVVTELKPATCYVIKVTAFSNSSEFAPWEARVSTSSLKESDLKSLAPGGAGLVDQNNRSPKTNSGGQSDRSSEGVDSNNNATVYTDLNKSPESDFEYCENPEILDSDKVPHHPNGPSNNLQNMQIVAARVPEVTELEEAPGLSASALDEEPNSTVQAALLRESSNSMEQNQRSEVPISQDASNATAGVELALVPRFVGSMPPTAPRVMETGKETGGRSFNTKPSDNIFQNGSSKPDREPGNSSNKRSGKFEDAGHKDGCPEATYEYCVRVVRWLETEGYIETNFRVKFLTWYSLRATPHDRKIVSVYVDTLINDPASLCGQLTDTFSEAIYSKKPPSVPSGFCMNLWH, from the exons ATGGATCCTCCCTACGCAG GAGCTATTATTGAACCTGCTAAATGCCGATTGATGAGTGTGGATGAAAAGAAGGATCTTGTTCGTGAATTATCGAAGAGGCCACAAACTGCTCCTGACAAACTACAGTCATGGAGTCGGCGTGATATTGTAGAGATTCTTTGTGCTGATCTTGGAAGGGAAAGGAAATATACTGGATTATCTAAGCAGAGAATGCTGGATTATCTCTTCAGGGTGGTGACTGGCAAATCATCTGGCCCTGTGGTGCATGTGCAAGAAAAGGAGCCAACTCTCGATCCCAACGCAAGTAACCATCAGTACCCCGCGAAACGTCAAAGGAAGAGTGACAATCCATCACGACTGCCGATTGCTGTCAACAATCCGCAAACCGCAGTTGTACCCGTGCAAATTAATAATGTGCGGTCCTGCCGGAATATAGCATGCAGAGCGATTCTTAGCATGGAAGATAAATTTTGCAGACGCTGTTCATGCTGCATATGCTTCAAGTATGATGACAACAAGGACCCTACCATATGgttgtcctgtagttcagatcatcCCATGCAAAAGGATTCTTGCGGGCTATCATGCCATCTTGAGTGTGCTCTCAAGGATGGAAGAACTGGCATTCTGCCGAGTGGGCAGTGCAAGAAACTTGATGGTGCTTATTACTGCCCTAACTGTCGGAAGCAGCATGATTTGCTCAG GTCCTGGAAGAAACAACTAATGTTAGCTAAAGAGGCTCGGCGGCTGGATATATTGTGTTACCGGATTTTTCTGGGTCATAAGGTCCTCTTCTCCACCGAGAAGTACTCGGTCTTGCATAAATTTGTTGACATAGCAAAGCAGAAACTTGAGGCTGAGGTTGGATCTGTAGCCGGGCATGGAAGTATGGGTCGTGGAATTGTCAGTCGTCTTACTTGTGGTGCTGAAGTTCAGAAACTTTGTGCTGAGGCACTAGATGTCATGCAGTCTAAGTTCCCTGTTGAATCTCCTACTAACTCACAATTTGAAC GATCCAATATGATGCCATCGAGCTTCATAAAGTTTGAACCTATAACTCCTACATCTATCACTGTAGTTTTTGATTTGGCTCGATGTCCTTACATCTCCCAAGGGGTAACTGGCTTTAAAGTATGGCACCAGGTGGATGGTACAGGATTTTACTCGTTAAATCCAACTGGCACCGTACATCTAATGTCAAAAACATTTGTTGTCACTGAACTCAAGCCAGCTACATGCTATGTGATCAAGGTAACTGCATTCAGCAACTCCAGTGAGTTTGCGCCATGGGAAGCCAGGGTAAGTACAAGCTCTCTGAAAGAAAGTGATCTGAAGAGTTTGGCTCCAGGTGGTGCTGGATTAGTAGACCAAAATAACAGGAGCCCAAAGACAAATAGTGGTGGTCAATCTGATCGTTCTTCAGAGGGAGTTGACTCAAACAATAATGCAACAGTGTACACTGATCTTAACAAGTCACCGGAAAGTGATTTTGAGTACTGTGAAAATCCTGAGATCCTTGATTCAGACAAAGTGCCTCATCATCCCAACGGGCCTAGCAATAACTTGCAAAACATGCAGATAGTTGCAGCTAGGGTACCAGAGGTGACTGAACTGGAGGAAGCTCCTGGGCTCTCAGCGTCAGCTTTGGATGAGGAGCCtaattcaacagttcaagctgcttTACTTAGGGAGTCTTCAAACTCAATGGAGCAAAACCAAAGGAGCGAAGTTCCTATATCACAGGATGCATCAAATGCAACTGCTGGAGTTGAGTTGGCTCTTGTTCCTCGATTTGTTGGCTCTATGCCACCCACTGCACCAAGAGTTATGGAAACTGGTAAGGAGACTGGTGGAAGGAGCTTCAACACAAAACCTTCTGACAACATCTTTCAAAATGgctcctcaaagcctgatagagagCCAGGGAATTCGTCAAACAAAAGATCGGGTAAATTCGAGGATGCTggccacaaggatggatgccccgaAGCAACTTATGAGTACTGTGTCAGGGTGGTGAGGTGGCTGGAGACTGAGGGCTATATTGAGACCAACTTCAGGGTGAAGTTCTTGACATGGTACAGCTTGCGTGCTACCCCGCATGATCGGAAGATTGTCAGCGTGTACGTGGACACCCTCATCAATGATCCTGCAAGCCTCTGCGGCCAGCTGACCGACACCTTCTCGGAGGCGATCTACAGCAAGAAGCCGCCTTCAGTCCCCTCTGGCTTCTGCATGAACCTCTGGCATTAA